One stretch of Variovorax sp. 54 DNA includes these proteins:
- a CDS encoding M48 family metalloprotease, producing the protein MPRLTPSFPKKTRPTPLRHAVCATFLIASQVLLPVPALAQVQQILPGLGDGGEMTASAERQLGDQIVRELYRDTDYIDDPVIAAYVQDIWQRLLAAARARGELTPELDERFAWTILLGRDRNINAFALPGGYLGLNLGLVAAVGSRDELATVLGHELSHVTQRHISRIMNKQGKQMPLMIAGLILGMIAASKSRNADAGQAVIMGSQALFMQNQLSFSRDMEREADRIGFGVMTQAGFAPQGAAAMFEKLQYASRLNDNGSYPYLRSHPLTTERISDMQGRFQFRADAAPPVVPLVMDHAMVAARARVLTRPGVDVLRLWVNAASSGEFAGSSPAQQAGTLYAAAMAAKELRDFKAARALAERLVVRTADDAAASKQARWLQAEIELAGGAAPRAAALLDAKSKERPEMILAAEAAIAQRQPAPMVPALRDWVAVHPRDATAWRTLANLYGAQNDTLRAIRADAEANVAILDYPAARDRFKAAQELIRKSGAPIDHYEASIVDTRARAVDVLVKQQAEEPPLK; encoded by the coding sequence ATGCCGCGCTTGACTCCCTCTTTCCCCAAGAAAACACGCCCGACGCCCCTCCGGCATGCGGTGTGTGCTACCTTTTTGATAGCTTCCCAGGTGCTGCTGCCGGTCCCCGCGCTGGCACAGGTGCAGCAGATCCTGCCGGGCCTCGGTGACGGCGGCGAGATGACGGCGAGTGCCGAGCGCCAGTTGGGCGACCAGATCGTGCGCGAGCTGTACCGCGACACGGACTACATCGACGACCCGGTGATCGCCGCCTACGTGCAGGACATCTGGCAGCGCCTGCTGGCCGCCGCACGCGCGCGCGGCGAGCTCACGCCCGAGCTCGACGAGCGCTTTGCCTGGACCATCCTGCTGGGGCGTGACCGCAACATCAACGCCTTTGCGCTGCCGGGCGGCTACCTCGGGCTGAACCTGGGCCTGGTGGCCGCGGTCGGCAGCCGTGACGAACTGGCGACGGTGCTCGGGCACGAGCTGTCGCACGTCACGCAGCGCCACATCTCGCGCATCATGAACAAGCAGGGCAAGCAGATGCCCTTGATGATCGCCGGCCTGATCCTCGGGATGATCGCGGCGAGCAAGAGCCGCAATGCCGACGCCGGCCAGGCGGTGATCATGGGCAGCCAGGCGCTGTTCATGCAGAACCAGCTGAGCTTCTCGCGCGACATGGAGCGCGAGGCCGACCGCATCGGCTTCGGCGTGATGACGCAGGCGGGCTTTGCGCCGCAGGGCGCTGCGGCGATGTTCGAGAAGCTGCAGTACGCCTCGCGCCTGAACGACAACGGCTCGTACCCCTACCTGCGCAGCCATCCGCTGACGACCGAGCGCATCTCGGACATGCAGGGCCGTTTCCAGTTCCGCGCCGACGCCGCACCGCCGGTGGTGCCGCTGGTGATGGACCACGCCATGGTCGCCGCGCGCGCCCGCGTGCTGACGCGCCCGGGCGTCGACGTGCTGCGGTTGTGGGTCAACGCGGCGTCGAGCGGCGAGTTCGCGGGCAGTTCACCGGCCCAGCAGGCGGGCACGCTCTACGCGGCGGCGATGGCGGCCAAGGAGCTGCGCGACTTCAAGGCGGCGCGTGCGCTGGCCGAGCGGCTCGTGGTGCGCACGGCCGACGACGCGGCCGCGTCCAAGCAGGCGCGCTGGCTGCAGGCCGAGATCGAACTCGCGGGCGGCGCGGCCCCGCGTGCGGCGGCGCTGCTCGATGCCAAATCGAAGGAGCGGCCCGAGATGATCCTCGCGGCCGAAGCCGCCATCGCCCAGCGTCAGCCCGCGCCGATGGTGCCCGCGCTGCGCGACTGGGTGGCTGTTCATCCGCGCGATGCCACGGCCTGGCGCACGCTGGCCAATCTGTACGGTGCGCAGAACGACACGCTGCGCGCGATCCGCGCCGATGCCGAGGCCAACGTGGCGATCCTCGACTACCCGGCGGCGCGCGACCGCTTCAAGGCGGCGCAGGAGCTGATCCGCAAGTCGGGCGCGCCCATCGACCATTACGAGGCATCGATCGTCGACACGCGCGCGCGCGCCGTCGACGTGCTGGTCAAGCAGCAGGCCGAGGAGCCGCCGCTGAAGTGA
- a CDS encoding TerC family protein yields MEQFMAPEFWVAVGQIIMIDILLGGDNAVVIALACRKLPPAQRTQGILWGTAGAIILRVILIFFALTLLAIPFLKLVGAILLLWIGVKLLAPDHDDAHGNITGSDKLWGAVKTVIIADLVMSVDNVIAIAGAAQGAGEGHQMPLVIFGLLVSIPIIVWGSQLVIKLMDRFPMIITLGGMLLGWIAGTMAVSDPALANPANWTWVPKVPQTDTIKYAAGIFGALLVLAIGKWAASRKPAPATPAH; encoded by the coding sequence ATGGAACAGTTCATGGCCCCGGAATTCTGGGTCGCAGTCGGTCAGATCATCATGATCGACATTCTTTTGGGCGGCGACAACGCCGTCGTCATCGCGCTGGCATGCCGCAAGCTGCCGCCCGCGCAGCGCACCCAGGGCATCCTGTGGGGCACCGCCGGCGCCATCATCCTGCGCGTGATCCTGATCTTCTTCGCGCTCACACTGCTCGCGATTCCGTTCCTGAAGCTGGTGGGCGCGATCCTGCTGCTGTGGATCGGCGTGAAACTGCTGGCCCCCGACCATGACGACGCGCACGGCAACATCACCGGCAGCGACAAGCTCTGGGGTGCCGTCAAGACCGTGATCATTGCCGACCTGGTGATGAGCGTGGACAACGTGATCGCCATCGCCGGTGCCGCACAAGGCGCGGGCGAAGGCCACCAGATGCCGCTCGTGATCTTCGGTCTGCTCGTGAGCATCCCGATCATCGTCTGGGGCAGCCAGCTGGTCATCAAGCTGATGGACCGCTTCCCGATGATCATCACGCTGGGCGGCATGCTGCTGGGCTGGATCGCCGGCACGATGGCTGTGTCCGACCCGGCACTGGCGAACCCCGCCAACTGGACCTGGGTGCCGAAGGTGCCGCAGACCGACACCATCAAGTACGCCGCCGGCATCTTCGGTGCGCTGCTGGTGCTGGCGATCGGCAAGTGGGCCGCTTCGCGCAAGCCGGCTCCCGCCACCCCGGCTCACTGA
- a CDS encoding DUF3717 domain-containing protein produces the protein MAAIHITDIEAAINHWREKSPSPDGITLAPELRALAEVYALMVFHHEDEVDEVGFPAKAWAAWLDWYHSTPDTPCIAICSTSQGDDECKGCGRSFDEVQYWPAMTPVEKRVTWRRITMEDSAWRFNRYAERAREAEPTAAEPEFDPDDDKHWAP, from the coding sequence ATGGCCGCCATCCACATCACCGACATCGAGGCCGCCATCAACCACTGGCGCGAGAAGTCTCCCTCGCCCGACGGCATCACGCTGGCACCCGAACTGCGCGCGCTGGCCGAGGTCTACGCGCTCATGGTCTTCCACCACGAAGACGAGGTCGACGAGGTCGGCTTTCCCGCCAAGGCCTGGGCTGCCTGGCTCGACTGGTACCACAGCACGCCCGACACGCCCTGCATCGCGATCTGCTCGACCAGCCAGGGCGACGACGAATGCAAGGGCTGCGGCCGCAGCTTCGACGAGGTGCAGTACTGGCCGGCCATGACGCCGGTCGAGAAGCGCGTCACCTGGCGCCGCATCACCATGGAAGACTCGGCCTGGCGCTTCAACCGCTACGCCGAGCGTGCGCGCGAAGCCGAACCCACCGCCGCGGAGCCCGAGTTCGACCCGGACGACGACAAGCACTGGGCGCCCTGA
- a CDS encoding phage holin family protein: MRILLKWLLSAVALLAVAYLYSGVQVQSFGSALLAAAVIGLLNMIVRPVLVILTLPVTIVTLGLFLFVINALLFWAASGMLGGFHVSGFFAALLGSLIYSLLGLLIESALGGLLSPRR, translated from the coding sequence ATGCGCATCCTCCTCAAATGGCTGCTCAGCGCCGTCGCGCTGCTCGCGGTCGCCTACCTCTACAGCGGCGTCCAGGTTCAGAGTTTCGGTTCGGCGCTGCTCGCGGCGGCCGTGATCGGCCTGCTCAACATGATCGTGCGGCCGGTGCTGGTGATCCTCACATTGCCGGTCACCATCGTCACGCTCGGGCTGTTCCTGTTCGTGATCAACGCGCTGCTGTTCTGGGCCGCCTCGGGCATGCTCGGCGGCTTCCACGTCAGCGGCTTCTTCGCCGCGCTGCTGGGCTCGCTGATCTACTCGCTGCTCGGGCTGCTCATCGAGAGCGCGCTGGGCGGGCTGCTGTCGCCACGGCGCTGA
- a CDS encoding putative signal transducing protein, with protein MRRLAQAPNLAIATVWAHALREEGVAATVQREFLGAVMGQLPPDQCLPEIWVDDASQYELAQRLLHELQNRPQRSWLCVCGEQVEGGFEQCWECGEMMPVA; from the coding sequence ATGCGCCGCCTCGCGCAAGCCCCCAACCTCGCGATCGCGACCGTGTGGGCGCATGCCTTGCGCGAGGAGGGCGTGGCCGCGACAGTGCAGCGCGAATTCCTCGGCGCGGTCATGGGCCAGTTGCCGCCCGACCAGTGCCTGCCCGAGATCTGGGTCGACGACGCATCGCAGTACGAGCTCGCGCAGCGCCTGCTGCACGAACTGCAGAACCGCCCGCAGCGCAGCTGGCTGTGCGTGTGCGGCGAGCAGGTCGAAGGCGGCTTCGAGCAGTGCTGGGAGTGCGGCGAGATGATGCCGGTGGCCTAG
- the moaC gene encoding cyclic pyranopterin monophosphate synthase MoaC, whose protein sequence is MSTLTHFDAQGQAHMVDVAAKPATHRVAVATGRIEMQPATLALIESGTAKKGDVLGIARIAGIQAAKKTSDLIPLCHPLALTRVAVAFALAEGGQAPQVACTATVETVGPTGVEMEALTAVQVALLTIYDMCKAVDRGMRITDVHVLEKHGGKSGSYVATAD, encoded by the coding sequence ATGAGCACCCTCACCCACTTCGACGCCCAAGGCCAGGCCCACATGGTCGACGTGGCGGCCAAGCCCGCCACCCATCGCGTGGCCGTGGCCACCGGCCGCATCGAGATGCAGCCCGCGACGCTGGCGCTGATCGAATCGGGCACCGCCAAGAAGGGCGACGTGCTGGGCATCGCGCGCATCGCCGGCATCCAGGCGGCCAAGAAGACCAGCGACCTCATCCCGCTGTGCCACCCGCTCGCGCTGACCCGCGTGGCCGTGGCCTTCGCACTCGCCGAGGGCGGCCAGGCGCCACAGGTGGCCTGCACCGCGACCGTCGAGACCGTCGGCCCGACCGGCGTCGAGATGGAAGCCCTGACCGCCGTGCAGGTCGCGCTGCTCACGATTTACGACATGTGCAAGGCCGTGGACCGCGGCATGCGCATCACCGACGTGCATGTGCTGGAGAAGCACGGCGGGAAGTCGGGCAGCTACGTCGCGACGGCGGACTGA
- a CDS encoding TonB-dependent receptor family protein gives MFKKTKTAAIVMALFPISFQSFAADAEPGADPSKSLEAITVTGDWLGSPSETKVLEHAGARSIVERKQIQESGAASVRDVLRQVPGVQVQESSGTGGSDISLNVGVRGLTSRLSFRSTVLIDGVPVAYAPYGQPQLSLAPVSLGSLEAVDVVRGAGSVRYGPQNVGGIINFVTRSIPKQFAGEVGVGVESASHGGGTKTTPTLFIGGTNENGLGLALLYSGTHGNGLRQSNDKTRIDDLMLKGAYRISKTDDIAVTLHRFEGSASMPGGLTTAQFAANPFQSDRPFDEFSGNRTDGSVKYTHNDGVNKFEMLTYYTDSFRGSHLEQEGSGNSAGQRRLTAAPRHYKTYAFEPRYSRLIDSGSVVQEISVGARYLKEEASEVATRSSYYRPRPGFDAYSLAQPTYQFSKGGTTAHAFYIDDRIDFGNWTVTPGVRYESIRSHNDVFNMASGRITSAIYPKIDSNEVLPTLSVLYRMSERWSVFANAGVSFGPQQYAQLAQSTSGLHPEKAKTYEVGTHYKGEAWSGELTLFNINFDKELQLARSITGEVSQWTDLGATRHRGLESALRYDLGSLSDALKGLSVSGTYTYTQATSKAGAFAGRDLPFYSRQVATLGARYERGPWTVNADVYAQSKQRSPGAPDDGARYITLEDSTGRLGDIPGYATMNLRAAYDFGPSLSHLKLAVGVKNLFDRRYYNRSVDNNGGKYVGQPRTLYMQASLAF, from the coding sequence GGGGCCGATCCTTCGAAGTCGCTCGAGGCCATCACGGTCACCGGCGACTGGCTCGGCTCGCCCAGCGAGACCAAGGTGCTCGAGCACGCCGGTGCGCGCAGCATCGTCGAGCGCAAGCAGATCCAGGAGAGCGGCGCCGCCAGCGTGCGCGACGTGCTGCGCCAGGTGCCCGGTGTGCAGGTGCAGGAAAGCAGCGGCACGGGCGGCAGCGACATCTCGCTCAACGTCGGCGTGCGCGGCCTGACCTCGCGGCTGTCGTTCCGCTCCACCGTGCTGATCGACGGCGTGCCCGTGGCCTACGCGCCCTACGGCCAACCGCAGCTGTCGCTGGCACCGGTGTCGCTGGGCAGCCTCGAGGCGGTCGACGTGGTGCGCGGCGCGGGCTCGGTGCGCTACGGCCCCCAGAACGTGGGCGGCATCATCAACTTCGTGACGCGCTCGATCCCGAAGCAGTTCGCGGGCGAAGTGGGCGTGGGCGTCGAGAGCGCCAGCCACGGCGGCGGCACCAAGACCACGCCCACCCTGTTCATCGGCGGCACCAACGAGAACGGCCTGGGCCTGGCGCTGCTGTATTCGGGCACGCACGGCAACGGCTTGCGCCAGAGCAACGACAAGACCCGCATCGACGACCTGATGCTCAAGGGCGCCTACCGAATCTCGAAGACCGACGACATCGCCGTGACGCTGCATCGCTTCGAAGGCAGCGCCAGCATGCCGGGCGGGCTGACCACCGCGCAGTTCGCGGCCAACCCGTTCCAGTCGGACCGCCCTTTCGACGAATTCAGCGGCAACCGCACCGACGGCTCGGTCAAGTACACGCACAACGACGGCGTGAACAAGTTCGAGATGCTGACCTACTACACGGACTCGTTCCGCGGCAGCCACCTCGAGCAGGAAGGCTCGGGCAACAGCGCCGGCCAGCGCCGCCTCACGGCCGCCCCGCGCCACTACAAGACCTACGCCTTCGAGCCGCGCTACTCGCGCCTGATCGACTCCGGCAGCGTGGTGCAAGAGATCAGCGTCGGCGCGCGCTACCTCAAGGAAGAAGCCTCCGAGGTGGCCACGCGCAGCAGCTACTACCGGCCGCGCCCGGGCTTCGATGCCTACTCGCTGGCCCAGCCCACGTACCAGTTCAGCAAGGGCGGCACGACGGCGCATGCGTTCTACATCGACGACCGCATCGACTTCGGCAACTGGACGGTCACGCCCGGCGTGCGCTACGAATCGATCCGCTCGCACAACGACGTCTTCAACATGGCGAGCGGCCGGATCACCAGCGCGATCTATCCGAAGATCGACTCCAACGAGGTGCTGCCCACGCTGTCGGTGCTCTACCGCATGAGCGAGCGCTGGTCGGTGTTCGCCAATGCCGGCGTGTCGTTCGGGCCGCAGCAGTACGCGCAGCTCGCGCAGTCGACCAGCGGCCTGCATCCCGAGAAGGCCAAGACCTACGAGGTCGGCACGCACTACAAGGGCGAGGCCTGGAGCGGCGAACTCACGCTGTTCAACATCAACTTCGACAAGGAGCTGCAGCTGGCGCGCTCGATCACCGGCGAGGTCAGCCAGTGGACCGACCTGGGCGCCACGCGCCACCGCGGGCTGGAGTCGGCGCTGCGCTACGACCTGGGCAGCCTGAGCGACGCGCTCAAGGGGCTGTCGGTGTCGGGCACCTACACGTACACGCAGGCGACCTCGAAGGCCGGCGCCTTCGCCGGCCGCGACCTGCCGTTCTACTCGCGCCAGGTGGCCACGCTGGGCGCGCGCTACGAGCGCGGGCCGTGGACGGTCAACGCCGACGTGTACGCGCAGTCGAAGCAGCGCTCGCCGGGCGCGCCCGACGACGGTGCGAGGTACATCACGCTGGAAGATTCGACCGGCCGGCTCGGCGACATCCCCGGCTACGCCACCATGAACCTGCGCGCCGCCTACGACTTCGGCCCGTCGCTGAGCCACCTGAAGCTGGCCGTGGGCGTGAAGAACCTGTTCGACCGCCGCTACTACAACCGCTCGGTCGACAACAACGGCGGCAAGTACGTGGGCCAGCCGCGCACGCTGTACATGCAGGCGTCGCTGGCGTTCTGA
- a CDS encoding YaeQ family protein: protein MALKSTIFKATLAVADIDHGYYADHALTLARHPSETDERMMIRLVALALNAHQLQDICNGDGTLAFGAGLSNVEEPDVWLRDFTGQTKIWIEVGQPEDKPIIKACGKADEVIVYCFNHAAEIWWRGIENKLTRPQNLKVYRVPTEASQALAKLAQRSMQLQATIQESTLTLGDGVNSIDVELLKWK, encoded by the coding sequence ATGGCTCTCAAATCCACCATCTTCAAGGCCACCCTCGCGGTGGCCGACATCGACCACGGCTACTACGCCGACCATGCGCTGACCCTGGCGCGCCACCCCAGCGAGACCGACGAGCGGATGATGATCCGGCTGGTCGCGCTCGCGCTCAACGCGCACCAGCTGCAGGACATCTGCAACGGCGACGGCACGCTGGCCTTCGGCGCCGGCCTGTCGAATGTCGAGGAACCCGACGTGTGGCTGCGCGACTTCACGGGCCAGACCAAGATCTGGATCGAGGTCGGCCAGCCCGAAGACAAGCCCATCATCAAGGCCTGCGGCAAGGCGGACGAGGTGATCGTCTATTGCTTCAACCACGCCGCCGAAATCTGGTGGCGCGGCATCGAGAACAAGCTCACGCGGCCGCAGAACCTGAAGGTCTACCGCGTGCCGACCGAGGCTTCGCAGGCGCTCGCCAAGCTGGCGCAGCGCAGCATGCAGCTGCAGGCGACGATCCAGGAAAGCACGCTGACGCTGGGCGACGGCGTCAACAGCATCGACGTCGAACTGCTCAAGTGGAAGTGA